The region TCATGTGCGTGGCCTGAACCCAACCCTCCGGTAAGACCTCGAAGTGATTCCGTCCCTTCTCGTCCAGCACCTGCTTGAAGCGTTCTTCGTACGGTTGCTTTTTGTTGGCATTACGGAGCTCCTCCGGCAATCCCTCGTCCAGCATGGATTCGATGTCCTCGTAATTAACGTCCGATCCTTCCGTGCTGCCTTCTTCTATCTCTTCACCACCTGGAAGGGAGCTTTGTTTGgattatcgtcatcgtcaggcCTCCCCGTGTCCCTCTCTTACCGCCAGTTTCCGAATCTTCGTCCGAGTTGTCGCCCTGCACCTCGTCCAGCACATCAAACTCTCGCAGATTCGTCtgtgccaccgtcgccgtcgcatCGACCATCGGTTTGTCCTCTTGTGGGTCTGAAACGTTCGGATCTTCTTCCACTCTCCTCCGCTTAGCCATCGGACAACCCTGTGGTGAGCCATTTCCCGGTAGAGAGGAACCCTCTTCCtcaaccttcaccttcactaCACTTTCTTCCGCGTTCATGATGTGTGCAGATCCCCAGTGGTGAGGGGGGGTAGGGGTTCGGCGGGGGACACTGGTCGTTTGCAATTTTCTACCCAACCACCCAATGATGAGCAATATCAATCTCTGTGTTCTGCGGCCCTAGACCGCATGGCAAAATTGAGTGTTGCTCACATCGGTTGGAGGTAGAAAATcgtttggtggaaaactcTCATTTTCTCCACGGAACCACGGCTCGGGCAGCGAGCATGACGAGGGACGGGACACACaaaacgcacgcaccaccgcaGATGAGTTTTCTGTTTGCAGAAACTTGGCGTCCGGGCGTTcttgaaacaataaattctACCGCAAGAACGTCGAGCGTTTTAGTTTCTTGCAATCGGAACAACGAACAGTCGCCGGCGCAGGAGGAGGATGCCGGAAAAACTCGGGAAAATTCGCAACAACCCAACCACCCCACAACCCAAAAGTGTTttaaggaaacaggtgaagtcatagcacttttttcCGCCGTCATATTggattttcactttttgacatttgtgttgctgtttgcgttcatcaccaaaccagcgtgcgtttcaTTGCGGAAAAGTttaatggttttatcaggcatattatgtacttttgattgattaaatGATAAATTTCCTAATTTTAGATCAAGTGTCAAGAATCATCATCCTAGCGTATTCCGATTCACCTGAGTAACGTACGTTTTCTCAATAATATCAATCATCAACAGGGCAGTTCTGTTATAGTGCTTGCTATAGTGCCTATGGTGGCCGGCAAGCCAAACCGAGTTGTTTGCCGTTAATTGTTTGTGGTGCGCTTGTCCGGAAAATCTCTATCGTCCCGCGCAAACCCACGTTCCGGTTTTTTGGTGGATACTACTGCTTCCTGTTGATAGTGTGGATTACTAAACGTAGTGCGATCCGATGGATACCGCTTCGTACGATGAGTTCGGCAACTACATCGGCCCGGACCTGGAGAGCGACGAGGAAGATGACCAGAGCGTGTACGGGCAGCCGGACCagcaggacgacgatgaggacgaggagccCATGGAGGACGATGGTCCGGAGccggaggaggaacaggacaAGCGTTCCAAGGCGATAGTGCTGCACGAGGACAAGCGCTACTATCCGACCTCGCTCGAGGTGTACGGCGAGGAGGTGGAAACGATCGTGCAGGAAGAGGACGCTCAGCCGCTGGACAAGCCGCTGATTGAGCCGGcgaaaaagatgaaatttCAACTGAAAGCCCAGGAGCTACCGGAAACGACCTACAAGATGGAGTTCCTGTCCGATCTGATGGACACACCGACGCTGATCCGCAATGTTGCCCTGATCGGCCATCTGCACCACGGCAAGACCACCTTCGTCGACTGTCTGGTACGCCAGACCCATCCACAGCTACGCAACATGGAAGAACGCAACCTGCGCTACACGGACACGCTCTTCACCGAGCAGGAGCGTGGCGTTAGCATCAAAGCCTCCCCGATGACGCTCGTCCTGCCGGATGTGAAGGGTAAAAGCTTCCTCATCAACGTGTTCGATACACCGGGCCACGTGAACTTTTCCGACGAAGTGACGGCCTCGATGCGACTCTGTGACGGTGTGGTACTGTTTGTCGATGTGGCCGAGGGAGTTTCCTTGAACACCGAGCGGCTGCTGAAGCACGCCATACAGGAGAAACTGGCACTGACCGTGTGCATCAACAAAATCGATCGACTCATCCTTGAACTGAAGCTACCACCGCAGGATGCGTACTTTAAGCTGCGCCATATCGTCGAGGAGATCAATGGCCTACTGGCACTGCATGGTGATTCGACGGTTAAACCCGTTTCACCTGTCCACGGGAACGTTTGCTTTGCCAGCTCACTGTACGGCATCTGTTTCACGTTGAAATCCTTTGCCCGGCTGTACGCGGACACGTACGAAGGGGTGAACATCAACGAGTTTGCCAAACGTCTCTGGGGTGACATGTATTTCCACAGCAAATCGTAAGTGACCCTCGGCGAGGAGCTGGTTTATTCTGTTCAGTTCGTTAATGTCCCCGTTCTTCGTTTTGTAGACGCAAGTTCACCAGGAAACCACCACACAGCTCGGCACAGCGTAGTTTCGTCGAGTTCGTGCTGGAACCACTGTACAAGCTGTTCGCGCAAGTGGTCGGTGATGTCGACACGACACTGGCGGACACGCTGGCCGAGCTAAACATACCGGTGACGGGCGAGGAGATGAAGTGTAACATCCGGCCACTGCTGCGAACCGTCTGCAATCGTTTCGTCGGTGATTTCTGTGGATTCGTGCAGATGTGCGTGGATCATGTGCGATCACCGTTGGACAATGCGCAGTGCAAGATCGACCACATCTACACGGGTGTGCGCGAGAGCGGCATCTACCAGGACATGCTGAACTGCGATGCGAACGCACAGCTGATGGTGCACAGTTCGAAGATGTATCCGACGGAGGACTGTACCTTCTTTCAGGTGCTGGGCCGTGTCATGAGCGGTACACTGCACGCCGGCCAGGAAGTTCGCGTGCTGGGTGAAAACTATTCACTGCTGGACGAGGAAGACAGCCGGGTGCTGCAGGTGGGCCGCCTGTGGATTTACGAGGCACGGTACAAGATTGAGCTGAACCGTGTACCGGCCGGTAACTGGGTGCTGATCGAGGGTATCGATCAGTGTATCGTAAAgacggccaccatcaccgatgtGCAGATGGCGGAGGATGTGTTCATCTTTCGGCCGCTCAAATTCAACACACAGAGTGTGATCAAGATCGCGGTGGAACCGGTGAACCCGTCCGAGTTGCCCAAGATGCTGGATGGATTGCGGAAGGTTAACAAATCGTACCCGTTGCTATCGACACGCGTTGAGGAATCGGGCGAGCACGTGATACTGGGTACGGGTGAGCTGTATCTGGACTGCGTGATGCACGATCTGCGCAAAATGTACTCGGAAATCGACATCAAGGTGGCGGATCCGGTCGTGGCGTTCTGCGAGAGTGTCGTGGAAACGTCCTCACTCAAGTGTTTCGCCGAAACGCCGAATAAGAAGAACAAAATCACGATGATTGCGGAACCACTGGAGAAGGGACTGGCGGAGGACATCGAGAATGGTACGGTTTCGATCGGCTggaacaagaagaagctggGCGAGTTCTTCCAGGTGAACTACCAGTGGGATCTGCTGGCGGCACGCTCGATCTGGGCGTTCGGACCGGACAATACCGGGCCCAACATTCTGGTCGACGATACGCTCCCGTTCGAGGTGGACAAGACGCTGCTCGGTGCCGTGAAGGACTCGATCGTGCAGGGATTCCAGTGGGGTACGCGTGAGGGACCGCTGTGCGAGGAGCCGATTCGAAATGTCAAGTTCAAGATACTGGATGCGGTGATCGCACCGGAACCGTTGCATCGGGGCGGAGGTCAAATCATTCCGACGGCTCGACGCGTCGCTTATTCGGCTTTTCTTATGGCTACGCCACGGCTCATGGAACCGTACCTGTTCGTGGAGGTGCAGGCACCGGCCGATTGTGTTTCTTCCGTCTACACGGTGTTGGCGCGCCGCCGTGGCCACGTGACACAGGATGCACCGGTGCCGGGTTCGCCGCTCTATCTCATCAAAGCATTCATACCGGCGATCGATTCGTTTGGCTTCGAGACGGATCTACGGACACACACGCAGGGTCAGGCGTTCTGTCTGTCCGTCTTTCATCACTGGCAGATCGTACCGGGTGATCCACTGGACAAGAGCATCATCATACGACCACTGGAACCGCAACCGGCGACACATCTCGCGCGCGAGTTCATGATCAAGACGCGCCGCCGAAAAGGTCTCTCGGAGGACGTTTCGATTAACAAGTTCTTCGATGATCCGATGTTGCTCGAACTCGCACGCCAGGACGTGCTGCTGAACTATCCTATCTAAGCTAAGTAGGCTAAGAAACATCGCTTACCGGTCAAAGGAAGCACAGCAGCCATTTTTAGGTGACAATCTAACGCAGTATTCGTTCCGGAACGCCAAATCCCATCATGGGCCACTTGCGGATGGCGAAAGAGCGGAACCGGAAGGACCCTAGGGACGTGCTAGCTGTGTGGAATGATACAAACAGTAACAATAAATTCGAATTAACAGAGACAGATTCAGGTGTCGTTAATAAAATTTGTTCTATACTTTATTGTTTCTATTGTAGGGCATTTTTGGGTTTTCCTGCTGCCTAGCGAGTGGACAGGTCTCCGTCCGGGCCTAAGCAAGACCGCCACCTCCGCTAGGATCACCTTCGGTTCGGGCTTTCTGGCAAAATGTTTGAATCTGAATTTCGGTTAcaccgttgttttttttgtctcctaTAATCTGTTTATTAGGATCCTCGCTCCCGTGTACTCGGTGGATTCCCGGGGGGGTGTGGATCCCGTTACACCATCTTTGTTTAACTGagtctgtgtgtgggtgtatgtatgtgtatttctttctctctcttcctgctggTTATCGGGGTTGTCGTCTCGGTGTGAGAAAGTTGGgtcattaattaatttaaaacttAAAAATAGGCTTACAAACGAAACTCTTAATCCTGTCATTGATGTGAGGTAGATAACAAGTATTATTATaatattagtttttttttatcccgtCGTAGCATCTATACATGCTGTACATTCCcgtatctgtgtgtttttgtgtggcgCTTgggcttttcctttcgtttttcattGTTTCGATTCGTACTCAAATagaataaatcaaacaagcaCTTCGCTACaatagcaaaaacaaaaaaaaacaaacaaaagaaaatagaTAAAATGAATAAAGATCGGTAGTGTTGTTTCGgtaaacggaaacggaaactatAAAATGGAATGTGTCGTTCGATTTTGgtaagttttggtaagcaaaCAGCGCATGAGAGAGGCGCAACAATATATAGGTCGTCCTTTGTCGTTAGCAAATGTGTTTGCGGCATGTGTGGGCGTGTGTATATGATTGTGATTGGGAGGGGAGTATGATCGCAGATATAAATTGTACAGTTTATCTCGTTCCTATTCCTTTAAACATGCTAATCAGCCATTCACACGCCATCCTCGCCTACTTGCTTTGTATGCTCAGGTATCAACATTCCATTCGtccccttctcctctcctcctcttcctcggctatatgctttgttttgctccccTATTCACCCAAAACTCGGAAAGGAGTTTTACATGTgccatcatctctctctctttctctctctctgttcgatCTCCGATATGTCGATCACTGTTACTTTTGTTGCGCGCTCTCAACCCATTTCTGTGGTTTGCGACGTTCCGCCGCTTACTGTAACAACAGTTcagttttggttttctgtAGTATTCCTATTGGCTACTGTTGTAACTGTGGCATCCTCGATCTACCCCTTCTCGGCTTTACATATCTCCTGTTTCTATTGCTTACGGATCACGGTGTGTAGGTGTTTCATGTGGGTGTGGTGCGAGTCGTAATTAGGTTGGGTGGTGATGACGGGTCT is a window of Anopheles aquasalis chromosome 2, idAnoAquaMG_Q_19, whole genome shotgun sequence DNA encoding:
- the LOC126573512 gene encoding 116 kDa U5 small nuclear ribonucleoprotein component, which gives rise to MDTASYDEFGNYIGPDLESDEEDDQSVYGQPDQQDDDEDEEPMEDDGPEPEEEQDKRSKAIVLHEDKRYYPTSLEVYGEEVETIVQEEDAQPLDKPLIEPAKKMKFQLKAQELPETTYKMEFLSDLMDTPTLIRNVALIGHLHHGKTTFVDCLVRQTHPQLRNMEERNLRYTDTLFTEQERGVSIKASPMTLVLPDVKGKSFLINVFDTPGHVNFSDEVTASMRLCDGVVLFVDVAEGVSLNTERLLKHAIQEKLALTVCINKIDRLILELKLPPQDAYFKLRHIVEEINGLLALHGDSTVKPVSPVHGNVCFASSLYGICFTLKSFARLYADTYEGVNINEFAKRLWGDMYFHSKSRKFTRKPPHSSAQRSFVEFVLEPLYKLFAQVVGDVDTTLADTLAELNIPVTGEEMKCNIRPLLRTVCNRFVGDFCGFVQMCVDHVRSPLDNAQCKIDHIYTGVRESGIYQDMLNCDANAQLMVHSSKMYPTEDCTFFQVLGRVMSGTLHAGQEVRVLGENYSLLDEEDSRVLQVGRLWIYEARYKIELNRVPAGNWVLIEGIDQCIVKTATITDVQMAEDVFIFRPLKFNTQSVIKIAVEPVNPSELPKMLDGLRKVNKSYPLLSTRVEESGEHVILGTGELYLDCVMHDLRKMYSEIDIKVADPVVAFCESVVETSSLKCFAETPNKKNKITMIAEPLEKGLAEDIENGTVSIGWNKKKLGEFFQVNYQWDLLAARSIWAFGPDNTGPNILVDDTLPFEVDKTLLGAVKDSIVQGFQWGTREGPLCEEPIRNVKFKILDAVIAPEPLHRGGGQIIPTARRVAYSAFLMATPRLMEPYLFVEVQAPADCVSSVYTVLARRRGHVTQDAPVPGSPLYLIKAFIPAIDSFGFETDLRTHTQGQAFCLSVFHHWQIVPGDPLDKSIIIRPLEPQPATHLAREFMIKTRRRKGLSEDVSINKFFDDPMLLELARQDVLLNYPI